The Dethiosulfovibrio salsuginis genome contains the following window.
TTGTTAAGGTAGGCCTCCAGCAGAGATCTCTTGTCCGAGGACCTCTCCAGCTGGACGGCCTGAAGAAACTCGATAAGCTTAGCGTAAAAGGACCTCTCCCTAGGTAAGGTCATCCTCACCAGCTGGCTGGTCAGAGTCGATCCTCCGGAGACGATTCTCCTGCGGTAGACGTTCTGGGCGGTGGCCCTGATAATCCCCAGCCAATCGACCCCTTTATGGCTCCAGAACCGTCTATCCTCCACCTCCACCAGAACCGTAGGAAGCCACTTCCCCATGAGGTCGAGGGATATAGGGATTGAGACCTGATCCTCGTCGTTAAGACCGACCCAGAGAGGGACATCCTCCCGGTCGATAACCCAGGGCGCAGGGGGTACGTAGAGGGCCTGACCGACAGGGAGAGGGGACACCACCCTGGATGCCCCCTCCCAAAGTATCGCCACAAGGGCGATAGTCAGAGCCCCATAGAACAAGGCTTTTTTCATTGCTTAATTCACCTTCAACCGTCCTCCGCCGCTCAGGCTTCGGATTCCTGGGTTATACATAGCCTCCACCGATACAGGAGGCAGGGCGAACTCGCCTCTGGAGGTGACCCTACAACGGTATCCCAGGGAGACCTGGCCATCGACCATATCGGGGAAGAAAAGGACTCGATCGAACCGAACCTCTCGCCTGGCCCCGATCGATTCCTCTCCGGGCTCAAGTGCGGGGTTCCAGACCTCAAAGCACCCCGGCAGGACGTCGACGACCACAAGGTTAGACATCGGACCGGTGGGGACTATATCTATCTTTACGGTTATCTCCTGGCCAAGCTCTAAGGGCTTGGAGAGATCCAGCTCGTTGCCCTCCCTATCTGTGAGGATACGGCGTACTTTTATGCCCTGGTCTTCCTCAGGCTGGGGCTCCATAGGTACCCCGGAGATCGTTCTGCTCCATAGGACCTCACCGGGGCCCTCGTTTTTAAGGCTCCAGGGAAGGTGAATGTCGCTGGAAATAGCAAGCTCGTCCCCGGTGGAGAGGGGGATCGACCTCTCTCCACCGGAAAGGACGGCGGAGAAGGGCTTTATGTCCACCTTAGAGAGATAGCTAGCCAGGCCGAGAACGGCGAACCCAGCCTCCTGGGTCGAAAGGGAACCGACGTTAATGGATCTTGCCATCTCGTTTGCCAGCAGTGCCTGGTCCGCCCCTCCAGGGGCCATGGCCTCCAAGGCCAATAACCTTATGGCCTGATCCCTGAGAGGGGACCGATAGGGATCTTTACCTACCGTCACCGCTTTGCCGAAAAGTGCCATGGCCACGTCTTTTTTGCCCGCCAGGCCGTAGGCCCCCGCCAGGAAGGACCTGCCCGCCTCGTCCATCTCGCCGACTTTCTCCGACAGCCACTCCATCCATCCGAGAGGGGCCTGGCCTGAAAGGGCCATAACGTAGGCTCCGTAGGCCTTCTGGGACAGGGAGAAGGTATCCTCCGATGGATCGGCGAGAAGGGCTCTCAGGAAAGAGCCGGACCGAATCGCCATACCGTCGGGAACCATAGCCCGATCTAGGAGGGCTAGAAGGTGAGCGGCGTAGACGCTTCCCCATCGATCGGTGGTACCGTTGGGCCATGACATAAAGCTTCCGTCGTAGAGCTGCAACCCCTGGAGCTTCACTATATTGTCCATCAAGAGATCGTCGAGCTCCTCCTGAGAGAGCCCCTCTATGGCCCTAACCATATCGGGCAGGAGGATTAACGGCCAGGTGGAGGAAACTGTCTGCTCCAGACAGCCGTAGGGATATCCCCTCAGGAAGGATACCACCGGGAACAGGTCCGCTTTACGGGATCCCGACAGGAACAGAGAGGAATCCATAGTGCCAGGGAACCACGAACCCCTTTCGTCGAAGACCTTAGTGCCTGCCTCCATGATACCGGTCTCCGAAAGGGTGACCCTGGGCATAGGAGGCCTTATCACCGTCTCCCTCTCCAGGGAGAAATCGAGACCAGGCCCTGTTACCTTCACGTTCAGCTCGCCGTATCCCCCATCGAGGGCCTTAAAGGGCAGCTCAACGACTATGGTACCACCGGCAGGAAGGGAGAGGGATATAGGCGACTGTCCTCCGTATTCCCACTGGCCGGATGCCTCTAACTCCACCGAGAGAGAGACGTCTCGAGAGGACGTCGATATCACCGAAAGGGGAACTTTAACCTGATCCCCAGGGGCGAGAACCGAGGGGACCGAGGGGTCCACGGTGATCTCCCTGGCCACCGACAGCTGAGACGACTCAGACCCCAGCCTTGAACCTATGAAAACCGCCATAACCGTCGCTCCACCGGAGAACTCGGGGAGCTCGAAAGACCCTTTAGCCACACCGTCTTTGACCTCCAGATCGGGCTGGATCATTGAGAGAACCTTAAAGCCTCTGGCCCTAAGGGGAGACAGGTTGAGGGCCATCATGGCAGCCCCAGCCCCTCCTGCGGGATGAAGCAGAGGGGTCTCCCGAGACTCTATGGGGATCAGCTCGTCGTAAAGATCGAAGGCCTTCGAGCCAAGCCTTCTGAGGGACGTAAATGTCCTCCAGGGATCTGGAAGCCGATGGTCGGTGAGACCGAGAATGCCTCTGTCCACCACCGCGAGCCACAGATGGCCGGAGAGAGGCTCACCTTTCTCGTCGGTCACCGAGACGACCACATCGAGGGTAGACCCTGGCTCCACCGAATCGGGGAGGTCCAGAGAGATCCTGGCCTTAAGGCCGTCGTTGTCCATAGGGATAGGAATAGCCCCTATAGCCCTGTGAGGCCCCCAGTTGCCCTTTTCCGAGACCGGACGGACCACCTGAAGGGAGCACCAACCGTTAGGCCAGAGGCCCTCCTTTTTGTCGAAGGAAATCCGACCGGAGAGCTCCGCAGAGGATATAACCCTTGCCTCCACTAACCCATCAGCCTCCAGGGTAAACAGGGCCCGACCTGGGAAAGGAGCTCTATAGGCGACCCCGCCATCCTCCAAGGAAAGCTCCACCCTGTCAGGTATGGAGGCGGCCTTGGACGACCCGTCCCATGGACGCCAGGAATCGAACCGGACGGAGCTACTGGAACCCTGACCGTCGGAGATAGCCAACAGGTATCGGCCCTCCTGGTCCGGGGTGACCGCCAGGTTTCCGGAGCCGTTCTTTACCGATACAGCCCCGGTGGCGACGGAGAGTTTTTCCTCCTCCCACCTCATCCTTGTCCTTCCGCCCTCTCTGACCATCACGTAGCGATCGATGACGGAAAAAAGCTCCCAATTTAAGTTAGCCGTCACCGGTCGATCCTCCGCTGTGACCACGGCGACCTTGAAGGGAGCGGCCTTACCTGGAAGAACGTCTCCCTCCGGAGTCCTTATGCCTATCTGATTAGGTGACAGGGCGCAGGGGACGGTTATGAACCGAGATACCCATCTTCCACCGGGCTCCATCGCCTGGATCGATAGATGGAGGTCGAGCATAGAAGGGGCCTTCCAGTAGTTCGGGACCGTCCAGCTCATGGTTCCCTCTCCCCGATCGTCCAGGACTCCCGCTCCTATGTAATCATCGAAACCGCTGAAGGAGATCTCGCCGTCCCCAAAGGTGCAGTCGGGGAACAGGGAGGATTTAAACCGTCTCGTCGAGGCGGAGGCCTGCATCTCCCAGGAAAGCCCAGGAGAGGGCGCCCCGAAAAGGTAGGCCCCTTTAAAGGACAGGTCCACTTCGTCACCTCCGACGAGCAGGGCCTTGGAGGAGGTCAGGTCAAGCTCTATCCTGGGAGGGGTGAAGTCCTCAACCAGAAAGGAAGTCGACCCCAGAGGCCCATCGCCTCCAGGCACGGAGACCTCGAAACGATATCTTCCCGTAGGGGCCTCGGTAGGCACGTTAAAGGAGGCCATCGAGGTCCCAACAGAGGACAGGGTCTGGCTGCCTTTGACAAGCTCTCCCTCCATAGGGCTTATGACCTTCCACATAACGGGGAACTCCCCTGGAAGGGCCATTTTAGGGGCACGGACCACCGTCGTTATCTCGACGGTCTCCCCGGGGCGATATATCCCTCGGGGAAGAAGACACTCCGCCTCGTAGGAGGAAATCCACGGAGCACCGGAGACGTCCACTCCAGAGTCTACAAATTTATCCCCTCCTAACACCAGGAAGGAAAGGTCGTCCCCTGCCTCTAGGGTCACCACCGCAGGGCGAAGCTGAGGATCCCATTCGTCCTTATCGGAGAAAACCCATAGGCCCTCTGCATCGGTACGGCCTGTCGCTATGACCTGGTTGCTCGATGAGTAGACGGTAACCGAGCCATCTATCAGGGGAGTAGCGTCGGATAAGCGGTTGGCCCAGACCAAAAGACCTCTATCCCATACTCTGGCGGATAGGCCTATGTCCGTAAGGGTAACCATCTGCCTGGCTATCTCCCATCCACCCTGTCCGTCCGATGCCTCCAGGAGGAAGACTCCTCTGTTCTCCTCTAGAAACGCCTCCAGGTCCAAAGCGCCTCTTACCGTTCGGTTCAGTCGATTATCCACGTTAAAAACATCGGTCCCAAGGGCTTTGGAAAGGGCCTTAGGGGGCTCGGTCCCCGAGTCTAAAGCCCCTACGACCAGGGCTACGTTGTTGGGGTAGAGCTTCCAACCGGAGACCTCTATTCTATCCAGATTCACCGTATCCACAGGAATCCTCGGGCTATCCATCGGAGTAAGGAACGTCCCGGACACCGGGAAACCCACCGATCTGTCCATGTCGGGCATAACAAAGGCTCTGACGTTATCGGAGCGAAGCCCGTCCTTTCCACCTAGGCCTTTTTTGACCTTCACGGTGTATCTGTCCCTAGGGGAGAACTCACCGACCAAGGCGAATCCGCCGTAGGTGGGCTCGACCCGGAAACCGGCCTCAGGCAGGACGGTGACAAAGCCCTTTACGTCCCCTGGGTCCACAGGCCTCGATGTGTAGATATTTATCCTTCCCTGACCGTCGGACCGGCTCTCGGCGTATCCTCCGGTAATGGATAACTCGGAGGATAGAGCTATGGAGATCTCCCTGTCTTTTTCCAGTCCAAGAGGTCCTAAATCGGAGGCAAGCCCTTTCTCCACTTTCAGGAGGATTTTATCCCCTGGGACGTACTCGGTCTTGACGGACACATTTTTAGCTGGGACCTCTCCCTGAGGCATCAGCCTCACCGAACGTCCATCGCTGCTTGCGAAGACAAAGCCCAGGAGCCTTTGAGGGGGAACGGGCAGGGAGAACTCAAACTCCAATGTAAGCTCTTTGTAGGGCGTTAGCTCCACCTGCCTGACGTTCTTCAGCTTTAGAGGAGCGGTTTTAAAGCTAAACGATTGAGGGCCAGCCAGAAGCCTTCCCGATAGGTCTCTAAGGGGCTTCATGTGGACTTGGTATTCCGTCGCCGGGGCGAGGGCCTTGTTCGGGACCAGCACCAGGGTATCAGGGGCATCCCAGGTGCAGCTTCCCTTTATCTCCGGTCTCACTGCCATAGGAACCTGATCGAGGGGCAGGACCTTCCCTAAAAGCCCTTTCTCCGCCACAGGACCGGAGAAGACCACCTTTATCTCCGGTTTTCCCGAGACCTCTCCCTCTGGGACAAAAGACCTCACGGAGAAATCGTCTCCCCAGGCCGTTCCGCATAGTAACAGGGCGAGAAGAGCCCATTTTAGAGCAGAGACTATCTTCATAAAAAACCACCTCCATCTTAATAATAAACCAAAAGCTTGTACGATAGGAACATTCTGATGTATCATAGGAGTTGTCTCACATCTTTTGATGCAGGAGGAGAAAACCCGTGAAAAATGACATTCGACTCAGCGATCTCTTTACAGCCTTTGTTACTTTTCTGTATATCAGGGCGATAAACTTCCACACCGTATCCAAAGGAGTGCTCTATCGATCCGCCCAGCTTAGCCTCGATCGACTGGCGAGGTACGTCGAGGATCACAGCATAAAGAGCATCGTAAACCTGAGAGGGGCCCAGGAGGGCCGCAGATGGTATCGGCGGGAGAAGGAGTTTTCCCTTTCCCCGGGGATAGTCCACCTAGATTTTGACCTATCGGCGATAAAGACCATTCCGGTTCAGGAACTTGACCGTATATTGGAGTCCATGAGACGAGCCCCTAAGCCCATACTGATACACTGTTACGCAGGGGCGGACAGAACGGGACTTATCGCCGCACTCTGGAGACTTGCGGAGGAACAGGACCACCCAGCCCACGCCCTGCAAAAGCAGCTTTGCTGGATGAGAGGCCATTTTTCCACCCTTCACGTCGGCACAAGTGCGATGGTGAAATCGTTCTGGAACTACGCCAGTCACCTAAAGGTTCAAAACTCTAAAGACATAGAGGCGGTGACCCCTACCGGTGCAACGGCATAACAAAGACCTTCTCGCCAACTGTCCCGTCGGAAAACTTCTGATAAAACTCTCCCTGCCCTCAATTATAGGCCTAGTTTTACAGATGACCTATAGCCTCACGGATACTTTTTTCGTGGCCCTGTGGATCGGCGACGGTGCCGTAGCTGCTTTAGCGGTATCCTTTCCGATCCAGCTTGTGATGGTGGCCTTCGCTCAGGGTTTTGGCATAGGGGGAGCTACCCTGGTCGGAAAATATCTAGGCTCTAAAGAGGGTGAAAAAGCCAACGAGGTCCTTAAAAACACCTTCATCCTCACAGGAACCACGTCGATAGCCCTGTCTACAGGAGCTATTTTAGGGCTTACTAACCTCCTTTACGCCCTCGGAGCGAGCCATGCGACCCAACCACTTGCACAAGCCTACGCCTCTATAACCCTGCTGGGGACCCCTTTTTTAAGCTTCTCCATAGCCGCTAACTCCATGGCCAGGGCTGAGGGGAACGCTAGCATCGCCATGAAGACCTTGATTATCTCCTCTTTGGCAAACGTCGTGCTCGATCCCCTTTTTATAAAGTTCATGGACATGGGAATAGCTGGAGCCGCCTGGGCGACTATAATAGCTCAGGCTGGGTCGGCCCTTTGGATGGCCGGTTATCTGCGGAGCAAGAGCGTCCTTAAGCTGAGGGCTCCTTACCTTAAGGTGGATAAAGGAACGGTCAAAAACATCCTGTCCATAGGATCTTCGGCCTTCGTCAGGCAGGGAGCGGGAAGCGTGACCGCCGCCTTCATGAACAGGCTTCTGGCGGATTTAGGGGGAGACCCTGCGGTCGCCGCTATGGGCATACTGGGTCGTATAACCACTTTCGCCTATATGCCTCTTTTCGGCCTGGTACAGGGGATGATGCCCATAGTCAGCCACAACTTAGGGGCAAAGGAGGACTGTCGGGTATTAAGGGCGATAAACCTGTCGATCCTCTGGGGGACCGGACTATGTATCGCAGGATCGATACCGCTGATACTCTGGCCAGAGTCGGTGCTGCTCTTTTTCTCCTCCGGCGATACCCTGAGTATAGCGGTAGCGGCGTCCCCTTATATAGCCCTATCGATGCCTCTATCGGGCTTTCAGGTAGTGCTCTCCGGCATGTATCAGGCTATGGATCGGGGCAAGGCTGCCTTCCTGTTGGATCTCAACAGGAGGGTCCTGGTCATAGTCCCTCTGGCCTGGATTATGTCCCTACGCTACGGGATAATGGGGATTTTTTGGTCCTTCCCTCTGACGGAGGTTATATCGGGGACGATCTCCCTGGGGATATTTAGGTCTATCAGGCTGAAAATGATCAAGGCCTGTCTTCGAGACAGGCCTTGATATCATCCTCTGAGGACGAACAGTAAAAGTATAGCCAGCAGAAAGAAGGAAACCCCTATGATGGCCAACTG
Protein-coding sequences here:
- a CDS encoding Ig-like domain-containing alpha-2-macroglobulin family protein; translated protein: MKIVSALKWALLALLLCGTAWGDDFSVRSFVPEGEVSGKPEIKVVFSGPVAEKGLLGKVLPLDQVPMAVRPEIKGSCTWDAPDTLVLVPNKALAPATEYQVHMKPLRDLSGRLLAGPQSFSFKTAPLKLKNVRQVELTPYKELTLEFEFSLPVPPQRLLGFVFASSDGRSVRLMPQGEVPAKNVSVKTEYVPGDKILLKVEKGLASDLGPLGLEKDREISIALSSELSITGGYAESRSDGQGRINIYTSRPVDPGDVKGFVTVLPEAGFRVEPTYGGFALVGEFSPRDRYTVKVKKGLGGKDGLRSDNVRAFVMPDMDRSVGFPVSGTFLTPMDSPRIPVDTVNLDRIEVSGWKLYPNNVALVVGALDSGTEPPKALSKALGTDVFNVDNRLNRTVRGALDLEAFLEENRGVFLLEASDGQGGWEIARQMVTLTDIGLSARVWDRGLLVWANRLSDATPLIDGSVTVYSSSNQVIATGRTDAEGLWVFSDKDEWDPQLRPAVVTLEAGDDLSFLVLGGDKFVDSGVDVSGAPWISSYEAECLLPRGIYRPGETVEITTVVRAPKMALPGEFPVMWKVISPMEGELVKGSQTLSSVGTSMASFNVPTEAPTGRYRFEVSVPGGDGPLGSTSFLVEDFTPPRIELDLTSSKALLVGGDEVDLSFKGAYLFGAPSPGLSWEMQASASTRRFKSSLFPDCTFGDGEISFSGFDDYIGAGVLDDRGEGTMSWTVPNYWKAPSMLDLHLSIQAMEPGGRWVSRFITVPCALSPNQIGIRTPEGDVLPGKAAPFKVAVVTAEDRPVTANLNWELFSVIDRYVMVREGGRTRMRWEEEKLSVATGAVSVKNGSGNLAVTPDQEGRYLLAISDGQGSSSSVRFDSWRPWDGSSKAASIPDRVELSLEDGGVAYRAPFPGRALFTLEADGLVEARVISSAELSGRISFDKKEGLWPNGWCSLQVVRPVSEKGNWGPHRAIGAIPIPMDNDGLKARISLDLPDSVEPGSTLDVVVSVTDEKGEPLSGHLWLAVVDRGILGLTDHRLPDPWRTFTSLRRLGSKAFDLYDELIPIESRETPLLHPAGGAGAAMMALNLSPLRARGFKVLSMIQPDLEVKDGVAKGSFELPEFSGGATVMAVFIGSRLGSESSQLSVAREITVDPSVPSVLAPGDQVKVPLSVISTSSRDVSLSVELEASGQWEYGGQSPISLSLPAGGTIVVELPFKALDGGYGELNVKVTGPGLDFSLERETVIRPPMPRVTLSETGIMEAGTKVFDERGSWFPGTMDSSLFLSGSRKADLFPVVSFLRGYPYGCLEQTVSSTWPLILLPDMVRAIEGLSQEELDDLLMDNIVKLQGLQLYDGSFMSWPNGTTDRWGSVYAAHLLALLDRAMVPDGMAIRSGSFLRALLADPSEDTFSLSQKAYGAYVMALSGQAPLGWMEWLSEKVGEMDEAGRSFLAGAYGLAGKKDVAMALFGKAVTVGKDPYRSPLRDQAIRLLALEAMAPGGADQALLANEMARSINVGSLSTQEAGFAVLGLASYLSKVDIKPFSAVLSGGERSIPLSTGDELAISSDIHLPWSLKNEGPGEVLWSRTISGVPMEPQPEEDQGIKVRRILTDREGNELDLSKPLELGQEITVKIDIVPTGPMSNLVVVDVLPGCFEVWNPALEPGEESIGARREVRFDRVLFFPDMVDGQVSLGYRCRVTSRGEFALPPVSVEAMYNPGIRSLSGGGRLKVN
- a CDS encoding tyrosine-protein phosphatase, giving the protein MKNDIRLSDLFTAFVTFLYIRAINFHTVSKGVLYRSAQLSLDRLARYVEDHSIKSIVNLRGAQEGRRWYRREKEFSLSPGIVHLDFDLSAIKTIPVQELDRILESMRRAPKPILIHCYAGADRTGLIAALWRLAEEQDHPAHALQKQLCWMRGHFSTLHVGTSAMVKSFWNYASHLKVQNSKDIEAVTPTGATA
- a CDS encoding MATE family efflux transporter, with the protein product MQRHNKDLLANCPVGKLLIKLSLPSIIGLVLQMTYSLTDTFFVALWIGDGAVAALAVSFPIQLVMVAFAQGFGIGGATLVGKYLGSKEGEKANEVLKNTFILTGTTSIALSTGAILGLTNLLYALGASHATQPLAQAYASITLLGTPFLSFSIAANSMARAEGNASIAMKTLIISSLANVVLDPLFIKFMDMGIAGAAWATIIAQAGSALWMAGYLRSKSVLKLRAPYLKVDKGTVKNILSIGSSAFVRQGAGSVTAAFMNRLLADLGGDPAVAAMGILGRITTFAYMPLFGLVQGMMPIVSHNLGAKEDCRVLRAINLSILWGTGLCIAGSIPLILWPESVLLFFSSGDTLSIAVAASPYIALSMPLSGFQVVLSGMYQAMDRGKAAFLLDLNRRVLVIVPLAWIMSLRYGIMGIFWSFPLTEVISGTISLGIFRSIRLKMIKACLRDRP